A single Candoia aspera isolate rCanAsp1 chromosome 7, rCanAsp1.hap2, whole genome shotgun sequence DNA region contains:
- the PLA2G6 gene encoding 85/88 kDa calcium-independent phospholipase A2 isoform X1, with protein sequence MQFFGRLVHTLNNVTHLFSNPYRVKEVSLAEYTSQNQVKQEDRLVLYENSSARSWDCLLINPQNQTSAFRLFQVNSEANATEYFDLYTKQLRPFYESCHNPLPLETLQHLTDCFRSHRNWSLAHIAVETGLLGSFRHNLILSCINSNSSDNECTPLHLACQKGDLECLKELMEECQARLDLTDKNGETVFHYAVRGSNPKIIELLGKKSTAALDHLNDEGQSPLHLACQLGKEDAVFSLLKVHAKYNTLGALGYPIHTAMKHSQKRCAEILLDKEISQIQFLDPRYGATPLHWARNAEMTRLLIEFGCEVNTLSATGESALHIAVRRGRFDCTMVLLTHGAMPNTKGKDGNTPLHLAMQQDHIEMIKALIVFGADVDIPNDLGETPGLVAARTSKGANRKVLLDLLKIIGIERCHPPGISTSSSSTSTFPERSPDPRNSGLEFQDIIHVSAALGNLLKKPDVVDSAPEKSRNQNRLLSLDGGGVRGIALIQFLIAIEKAAGRPIRELFDWVAGTSTGGILALSIVHEKPMDYMRCVYFRMKDEVFRGSRPYESEPLENFLKKEFGEHTKMTDIKSPKVMLTATLCDRQPAELHLFRNYSPPEGRNKSRFRTIGLFQPMTKPEDQLVWQAARSSGAAPTYFRPIGRFLDGGLLANNPTLDAITEINEYNKSLIQKDQGDKVKKLGVVVSLGTGRAPKLPVSSVDVFRPSNPWELAKTVYGAKELGRLVVDCCTDADGPCVDRAAAWCEMIDAHYFRFNPPLETDIMLDEVSNTVLVNMLWETQIYIYQHWDKFEQLVELLIQ encoded by the exons ATGCAGTTCTTTGGACGACTTGTCCATACTCTGAACAATGTCACCCACTTGTTCTCAAACCCTTACCGGGTAAAGGAGGTATCTCTAGCAGAGTATACATCTCAAAACCAGGTTAAACAAGAAGATAGGTTAGTCCTGTATGAAAACAGTTCAGCTCGATCGTGGGACTGTCTGCTCATTAACCCTCAGAATCAAACTTCTGCCTTCCG GCTTTTTCAAGTTAACAGTGAAGCAAATGCAACGGAATATTTTGATCTGTACACGAAGCAGCTGCGTCCCTTCTATGAGAGCTGTCACAATCCTTTGCCTCTGGAAACTTTGCAGCACCTCACAGACTGTTTTCGAAGTCACCGCAATTGGTCACTAGCACACATAGCTGTAGAGACTGGACTTCTGGGAAGCTTCCGACACAATCTCATTCTGAG CTGCATAAATAGCAACAGTTCTGACAATGAATGCACCCCACTTCACTTAGCCTGCCAAAAAGGTGACCTTGAATGTCTGAAGGAGCTGATGGAGGAATGCCAAGCCCGTCTTGATCTTACAGACAAAAATGGAGAAACTGTCTTCCACTATGCTGTTCGAGGGAGCAACCCAAAGATTATAGAG CTCCTGGGCAAGAAATCAACTGCTGCTTTGGACCATCTGAATGATGAGGGGCAGAGCCCATTGCACCTGGCCTGCCAGCTGGGCAAAGAAGATGCAGTCTTCTCTCTTCTTAAGGTTCATGCGAAGTACAATACCTTGGGAGCACTGGGCTATCCCATCCACACTGCTATGAAGCATTCTCAGAAAAG atgTGCAGAAATCCTTCTTGATAAAGAAATCAGCCAGATTCAGTTTCTGGACCCACGATATGGTGCTACACCCCTCCATTGGGCCAGAAATGCAGAG ATGACCCGGTTGCTTATTGAGTTTGGCTGTGAAGTGAACACCCTCAGCGCAACAGGCGAATCAGCCCTTCATATTGCTGTGCGGCGTGGGCGTTTTGATTGCACAATGGTTTTGTTGACACACGGAGCTATGCCCAACACTAAGGGGAAGGATGGCAACACACCACTTCACCTGGCCATGCAG CAAGACCACATAGAAATGATCAAGGCTCTTATTGTGTTTGGAGCAGATGTGGATATCCCCAATGATTTAGGGGAGACACCTGGGTTGGTGGCAGCCAGGACAAGCAAAG GTGCCAACCGGAAGGTTCTTTTAGATCTGCTGAAAATTATAGGGATTGAACGCTGCCATCCACCTGGCATATCTACCTCATCATCATCCACTTCCACCTTCCCAGAAAGATCACCAGACCCACGGAATTCTGGCCTAG AATTCCAAGACATCATCCATGTTTCAGCAGCCCTTGGAAATTTGCTGAAGAAACCAGATGTGGTGGATTCTGCCCCTGAGAAGAGCAGAAA CCAGAACCGCCTCCTGAGTCTGGACGGTGGGGGTGTCCGGGGCATTGCGCTCATCCAGTTTCTCATTGCTATAGAGAAAGCTGCAGGACGTCCCATCAGAGAGCTCTTTGACTGGGTGGCGGGGACTAGTACAGGGGGAATTCTGGCCCTGTCTATTGTGCATG AGAAGCCCATGGACTACATGCGCTGTGTGTATTTTCGCATGAAAGATGAGGTCTTTCGAGGGTCGCGGCCCTATGAATCTGAGCCTCTTGAGAATTTCCTGAAGAAGGAGTTTGGAGAGCATACCAAAATGACAGATATCAAGAGTCCCAA GGTCATGTTGACAGCAACACTGTGTGACCGACAACCTGCTGAGCTCCACTTGTTCAGGAATTACAGTCCtccagaaggaagaaataaatccCGTTTCAGGACGATAGGCTTATTTCAGCCAATGACCAAGCCAGAAG ACCAATTGGTTTGGCAGGCTGCCCGTTCCAGTGGAGCTGCTCCAACGTATTTTCGGCCCATAGGACGGTTTCTAGATGGAGGGCTGCTGGCCAACAACCCCACTTTGGATGCTATAACTGAGATCAATGAATACAATAAATCTTTAATCCAGAAA GATCAAGGTGACAAGGTGAAGAAGTTGGGAGTTGTTGTCTCTCTCGGAACTGGCAGAGCACCAAAACTCCCTGTGAGCTCTGTGGATGTCTTTCGTCCCTCTAACCCTTGGGAATTGGCCAAGACTGTCTATGGGGCTAAAGAACTAGGCAGACTGGTGGTGGACTGT tgCACAGATGCAGATGGACCATGTGTTGACCGTGCAGCAGCCTGGTGTGAGATGATAGATGCCCACTATTTCAG ATTCAACCCACCTTTGGAGACAGACATAATGCTGGATGAGGTGAGCAATACAGTCCTGGTAAACATGCTCTGGGAAACTCAGATCTACATTTATCAACACTGGGATAAATTTGAGCAGTTGGTAGAGCTCCTAATTCAATAA
- the PLA2G6 gene encoding 85/88 kDa calcium-independent phospholipase A2 isoform X2, with product MQFFGRLVHTLNNVTHLFSNPYRVKEVSLAEYTSQNQVKQEDRLVLYENSSARSWDCLLINPQNQTSAFRLFQVNSEANATEYFDLYTKQLRPFYESCHNPLPLETLQHLTDCFRSHRNWSLAHIAVETGLLGSFRHNLILSCINSNSSDNECTPLHLACQKGDLECLKELMEECQARLDLTDKNGETVFHYAVRGSNPKIIELLGKKSTAALDHLNDEGQSPLHLACQLGKEDAVFSLLKVHAKYNTLGALGYPIHTAMKHSQKRCAEILLDKEISQIQFLDPRYGATPLHWARNAEMTRLLIEFGCEVNTLSATGESALHIAVRRGRFDCTMVLLTHGAMPNTKGKDGNTPLHLAMQQDHIEMIKALIVFGADVDIPNDLGETPGLVAARTSKEFQDIIHVSAALGNLLKKPDVVDSAPEKSRNQNRLLSLDGGGVRGIALIQFLIAIEKAAGRPIRELFDWVAGTSTGGILALSIVHEKPMDYMRCVYFRMKDEVFRGSRPYESEPLENFLKKEFGEHTKMTDIKSPKVMLTATLCDRQPAELHLFRNYSPPEGRNKSRFRTIGLFQPMTKPEDQLVWQAARSSGAAPTYFRPIGRFLDGGLLANNPTLDAITEINEYNKSLIQKDQGDKVKKLGVVVSLGTGRAPKLPVSSVDVFRPSNPWELAKTVYGAKELGRLVVDCCTDADGPCVDRAAAWCEMIDAHYFRFNPPLETDIMLDEVSNTVLVNMLWETQIYIYQHWDKFEQLVELLIQ from the exons ATGCAGTTCTTTGGACGACTTGTCCATACTCTGAACAATGTCACCCACTTGTTCTCAAACCCTTACCGGGTAAAGGAGGTATCTCTAGCAGAGTATACATCTCAAAACCAGGTTAAACAAGAAGATAGGTTAGTCCTGTATGAAAACAGTTCAGCTCGATCGTGGGACTGTCTGCTCATTAACCCTCAGAATCAAACTTCTGCCTTCCG GCTTTTTCAAGTTAACAGTGAAGCAAATGCAACGGAATATTTTGATCTGTACACGAAGCAGCTGCGTCCCTTCTATGAGAGCTGTCACAATCCTTTGCCTCTGGAAACTTTGCAGCACCTCACAGACTGTTTTCGAAGTCACCGCAATTGGTCACTAGCACACATAGCTGTAGAGACTGGACTTCTGGGAAGCTTCCGACACAATCTCATTCTGAG CTGCATAAATAGCAACAGTTCTGACAATGAATGCACCCCACTTCACTTAGCCTGCCAAAAAGGTGACCTTGAATGTCTGAAGGAGCTGATGGAGGAATGCCAAGCCCGTCTTGATCTTACAGACAAAAATGGAGAAACTGTCTTCCACTATGCTGTTCGAGGGAGCAACCCAAAGATTATAGAG CTCCTGGGCAAGAAATCAACTGCTGCTTTGGACCATCTGAATGATGAGGGGCAGAGCCCATTGCACCTGGCCTGCCAGCTGGGCAAAGAAGATGCAGTCTTCTCTCTTCTTAAGGTTCATGCGAAGTACAATACCTTGGGAGCACTGGGCTATCCCATCCACACTGCTATGAAGCATTCTCAGAAAAG atgTGCAGAAATCCTTCTTGATAAAGAAATCAGCCAGATTCAGTTTCTGGACCCACGATATGGTGCTACACCCCTCCATTGGGCCAGAAATGCAGAG ATGACCCGGTTGCTTATTGAGTTTGGCTGTGAAGTGAACACCCTCAGCGCAACAGGCGAATCAGCCCTTCATATTGCTGTGCGGCGTGGGCGTTTTGATTGCACAATGGTTTTGTTGACACACGGAGCTATGCCCAACACTAAGGGGAAGGATGGCAACACACCACTTCACCTGGCCATGCAG CAAGACCACATAGAAATGATCAAGGCTCTTATTGTGTTTGGAGCAGATGTGGATATCCCCAATGATTTAGGGGAGACACCTGGGTTGGTGGCAGCCAGGACAAGCAAAG AATTCCAAGACATCATCCATGTTTCAGCAGCCCTTGGAAATTTGCTGAAGAAACCAGATGTGGTGGATTCTGCCCCTGAGAAGAGCAGAAA CCAGAACCGCCTCCTGAGTCTGGACGGTGGGGGTGTCCGGGGCATTGCGCTCATCCAGTTTCTCATTGCTATAGAGAAAGCTGCAGGACGTCCCATCAGAGAGCTCTTTGACTGGGTGGCGGGGACTAGTACAGGGGGAATTCTGGCCCTGTCTATTGTGCATG AGAAGCCCATGGACTACATGCGCTGTGTGTATTTTCGCATGAAAGATGAGGTCTTTCGAGGGTCGCGGCCCTATGAATCTGAGCCTCTTGAGAATTTCCTGAAGAAGGAGTTTGGAGAGCATACCAAAATGACAGATATCAAGAGTCCCAA GGTCATGTTGACAGCAACACTGTGTGACCGACAACCTGCTGAGCTCCACTTGTTCAGGAATTACAGTCCtccagaaggaagaaataaatccCGTTTCAGGACGATAGGCTTATTTCAGCCAATGACCAAGCCAGAAG ACCAATTGGTTTGGCAGGCTGCCCGTTCCAGTGGAGCTGCTCCAACGTATTTTCGGCCCATAGGACGGTTTCTAGATGGAGGGCTGCTGGCCAACAACCCCACTTTGGATGCTATAACTGAGATCAATGAATACAATAAATCTTTAATCCAGAAA GATCAAGGTGACAAGGTGAAGAAGTTGGGAGTTGTTGTCTCTCTCGGAACTGGCAGAGCACCAAAACTCCCTGTGAGCTCTGTGGATGTCTTTCGTCCCTCTAACCCTTGGGAATTGGCCAAGACTGTCTATGGGGCTAAAGAACTAGGCAGACTGGTGGTGGACTGT tgCACAGATGCAGATGGACCATGTGTTGACCGTGCAGCAGCCTGGTGTGAGATGATAGATGCCCACTATTTCAG ATTCAACCCACCTTTGGAGACAGACATAATGCTGGATGAGGTGAGCAATACAGTCCTGGTAAACATGCTCTGGGAAACTCAGATCTACATTTATCAACACTGGGATAAATTTGAGCAGTTGGTAGAGCTCCTAATTCAATAA